ctagagattttaacaagtgactacatacgaactaaaatgagtaaatctacactctaaaatatgtctatatagatctatatatggtagtccatttgaaatctcaaaaaaaacaaatatttaggtatggagggagtatatgagaACATGATTCTTCGTACACAATGTATGGAGCGAACGCATTATTTCAGGACGTGATTGTTGGTAAACAATAAAATGATATTTTAGCGTAACGAACATTATTTTAACGAACCAGGTGTACCTAATCATATATTTTCGGAAGGAAGATTTTAGTGGATTCTTCTAGAAACTTACGGCCAATCCCATCGGCAAGAAAAAAACACGCGGTTATCTCATCGGCAAGAAATAAATTACGTGATTGGAAACTACACGCTTCGGTACCCAGCTACTCATTGATCTAAACATCACCACAACCCAGCCTTCCTCCTTGAATCGAGCATAACCAGCGAACCTCACCAGTGCCATCACCATCGCCATGTCTTCCTATCATCCTGCTCGGCTGCTCCGTCCGCAAGGGATAGTCGTCCACGAAAAATTCCCAATCAGGTGCACCAAAGGCTGCAACTTCGTCGACAAAGAGGTATATACAAATCTCTTCATTGACAAAGAGGTATACAAATCTCTGTGGTAGCGTAACATCTATTCAACTCGTATAGATCATCTTGACGCATCATAGAAATCTCTGTGCTACTTCTTAGCTTAACATTAATTCAACTCGTATGTCAACTCATATAGATCAGCATGGCGCGTCTGCCGTCTTATGTAGATCTGTCCCGATTTCCTGCAGTTTACATTAGATCTACAGCACAAAAGTTTAGTAGATTACAACAAAATACATAGAGGTTACACTCCATGTACAAAATTTTGACACCAAAATAAAATTTCTTATTATTATTACTGAAGTGTAGGATGTTTGTAAGCTTGATTTAGTGCCTGATTTGCCTTCTAAAACATCCAAGGTATAACTACGGACTGTGTCATCTCTCTTCAGTATGTTCACGATTGTCGACCTTTTGACATAGACGTTTCGATGATATCGTACATCTTCAAATCCGTCTAGACGTAGGAGCTCAATTGCCGCATCGAGTACATAAGATATTAGGTTAACTATGAAACATGAATAATCAAAGATACCATTTTGCGTAATGACCTACACCGTCATCCACCCACGCTGCAAACGATGAAGGATCTGGTGTTGTGAGACATTGAAGATACTTTTGCGCTAGCATTTTGTCCTTAATCTTCACAAAGTTGGTGGCCTCAGTAGTATTGTTGACGTAATCAGCTACTATATTTTGCGTTATTCTATCCGTTTCTGCCTAAAAATTCAACAAGTCCTCCTTGAGTTGTTTCACCTCGTTACTCTCATTAGTCTGTTGAGATAGAGCTCTTTTCCTTCTGAACGCGGGGTGTAAAACTCATACTCCTCACTCTGTAGAGTGAAGACTTCTTCCGGCCATCATGTCTCACACACCTCCCTATAGAGTCTGACGTCCATGGATGTATATGCTTCACCTTCTGCCATATTGGATGCAAGTTAGGAATATGGTTGGAAAGAAAATGTTTGTTAGCAATATGGTTCAGACATGTGATGCTGACCTGGAACGCTTCCCAATTGATTTCACAACGCTGTCTCTGCCAGTTTTTCCCTTATGGGGTCCGGTGTTTTCTTTACCTTCTGTGAAGATGGATGCAAGTTAGCATTACGGTTGGAAAAAAAAGCAGGTCAAGAATTTACCGGCAAAATCTGACGTCAACATCACATGTTTGAACATATTGCTAACAAACATTTTTTTTCAACCATATTCTTAACTTGCGTCCAATATTGCAGAAGGTGGAGCATACATCCATGGACGTCATGGACTGTGTGTGAGACATGACGGCCGAAAGAAGAAGTCTTCACTCCTATAGAGCGAGGAGTATGAatttaacacccccccccccccatgttcaGAAGGAAAGGGGTTCTACCTCAACAGACTAATGACAGTAACGAGGTTATGTACCCACGGAATAAATTCTGGGAAAAGCAGTGCCCAACAGCTCAAACAGCTCAAGGAGAACTTGTTGAATTTTCAGGCAGAAACAGATATTAGTAACACAGAATATAGTAGCTGATTACGTCAACAGTACTCCTAAGACCACCAACTTGGTGAAGATTAAGGACATAATGCTAGCGCAGAAGTATCTTCAATTCCTCACAACACCAGATCCTTCATGGTTTGTTGTGTGGGTGGATGACGATGTAAGTAATTATGCAAAATGGTATCTTTGATTATTCATGTTTGCAATTAACATAATATCTTGTTTCTTAGGTACTCGATGCGCCAATTGAGCTCCTACGCCTAGACAGACTAGAAGATGTACGAGATCATGGAAGCGTGTATGTCAAAAGGTCGACAATCGTCAACATTGTGGAGAGATAGCGCAGTCCCTAGTTGTACCTTGGATGTTTTAAAGGCAAATCGGGCACTAAATGGGGATATAACTACCTCAAGCATGACATGGTAATAATATCCTACCCTTCAGTGATAATAATAAGAAATTTTATTTTAGGCACTCCAAATCACTTACAAATTTTCCACGCAGAGGGAGATTCAAATTTTGGACTCACTTCAATCGCGCAACAACTGCAAAGAAGTAATTGTTTCTATGAGCCTCTAACAACATTTTATACAACTTATAGTTTATACGACTATTGTATTAAATTTAGTGCTGATGTTACTTGCAGCTGCTTGGGATGAAAACATATCTAGATATAGCGGTGATGGAAAATGGCATGCAAGGAAGTAGATGGCCGGACATTGTCGTGAGTTCGTGGCCTATCATTGATTATGAAGTGCCACGGCAAACAGATGGTTGTTCTTGTGCTCTATGGATGTTGAAAAACAGTCAACACTGGACTAGAGTAAGACTGACAGCGATACCCAACCAGGTATCTACATCTTCCCCATCTAACTTGAACATATATACTTTCACATATACAACTACAAAACGGTCCTAACGTCTACCTCGTACTACGCAGCATGGCATCCGACAGTTTAGAAAATGGATTGTTGTTGCCCTGATAAATTCACCTCACAACAAGTC
Above is a window of Triticum aestivum cultivar Chinese Spring chromosome 6B, IWGSC CS RefSeq v2.1, whole genome shotgun sequence DNA encoding:
- the LOC123134595 gene encoding uncharacterized protein, giving the protein MSSYHPARLLRPQGIVVHEKFPIRCTKGCNFVDKEREIQILDSLQSRNNCKELLGMKTYLDIAVMENGMQGSRWPDIVVSSWPIIDYEVPRQTDGCSCALWMLKNSQHWTRVRLTAIPNQHGIRQFRKWIVVALINSPHNKSKVRKAKPANDLVDLDLGGDYGDNNVRYGLGGDDSAL